Within Cytobacillus sp. IB215665, the genomic segment GAGGCTGGGACATAACTAGCTAAAAAAATAAAGAGAGGTGAATTTGAGCTTACTAAAATTCACCTCTCTTTATTTTTGTACTCGAATACTTTTACTATCTTAGTTGTTTGCAGTGAATTTATTTAAATTCACTGCCATTAACGCAAGGCCCATTTCATTTTCCACCTTCGATTTTCCACGTACAGAAAATCGAGAGAAACACAAATTCGCCTTCAAAAATCCAAAAACTGGTTCCACATCGATTTTTCGTTTTCGATAGATGGCACCCGTTTTCTCTTCTGAAAGCTTCGCCCTTACATATTCTTTTTGCTGTTCCCATTTTTCATTCACCATTAGTTTTCGGTTGTTTCCTTCTTTTGCTTTTGTACATGACGAACGAAATGGGCATGAGGAACAGTCTTCACATTCATAGATTTTGAACTTCCGTTCAAAACCTGTACGGTCATTGCAAATAGAATGATAATGAAAGTGAAGCCGTTTTTGATTAGGGCATGTATAGGTATCTGTTTCCTCATCATACTCCCAATTGTCGGGATTAAATGTGTTTTGTCGGTATTTTTTCTTTTGTTCTTTTAAATACATGTTATATGTAATAAGTGCTTCTCGTTTTCTATTAGAAAGGATATCATTATAGTTCTGTTCACTGCCATAACCTGCATCTGCAACAATGTGGTTCGGTAACTCAAAATAATGTTGCTCAATTTCATCTAGAAATGGAATTAACGTACGTGTATCTGTTGGGTTTGAAAACAAACTATAGGCTAGTGTGTATTGACCTTCTGTTGCGATTTGTACATTGTAACCAGCTTTCAATTGTCCGTTTTTCATATAATCATCTTTCATTCGCATAAATGTCGCATCGGGATCTGTTTTAGAATAACTA encodes:
- a CDS encoding transposase, coding for SYSKTDPDATFMRMKDDYMKNGQLKAGYNVQIATEGQYTLAYSLFSNPTDTRTLIPFLDEIEQHYFELPNHIVADAGYGSEQNYNDILSNRKREALITYNMYLKEQKKKYRQNTFNPDNWEYDEETDTYTCPNQKRLHFHYHSICNDRTGFERKFKIYECEDCSSCPFRSSCTKAKEGNNRKLMVNEKWEQQKEYVRAKLSEEKTGAIYRKRKIDVEPVFGFLKANLCFSRFSVRGKSKVENEMGLALMAVNLNKFTANN